In Synechococcus sp. UW69, the following are encoded in one genomic region:
- a CDS encoding autotransporter domain-containing protein, producing MRATWKSLAFEENLYRRVKKDRHKSRAQSYKFLIFFAALAQLAWFSEMPARASDSPHAPGGGKYSSLPIFRSEPTADFSGGYTSVKWGKGIDKRFKYGCDHYYNCPDMYTESGKWKIDRLDLSDWIDDAALKMRGDSDLRNGFQLGVVIRRKTGNNSFHDVGWWDKNSSNHLHKGSGYYGTTPVIWGSSQLAQLKSWQENLGVVVSNNILTDWTKDSAKSKKRTAVTEFTFEAGTNPFARHHSGNINSGDAKLIYSESINFDKTVDGGWLDVLDPTGAGNNTLTIRGGGTVNGASTRCSAAKNKFESLTISVSGSGSTLNADCHLDAADLIVSDGGKIQDVKNANAKIKVDASAGNSVSLLEDVDGDIDVYAPVRYISGSSGEFTLHAGTSELDLNSRAHSDVTVNLLAGSVKSGSSKSIDAQAGTIDSINGSTDVVKKGAGTTIVSNSSYSGSTSVREGTLKAAAANAFSASSDTTVEGGATLDLGGETQTINTLTVKGGKSKVENGTLVNRNLINEGQINLTGLSQSQGSIVNAGEINLGSGSLQATRVTNSDTLDVKESAEVESLVNSAYATFEDLKVDQSGSNHSIENSAFLTIKGSLETEDSVLTRGNSRTTITGVAEQTSADLGGLMVGAEKTQSGTSTFTISDGNLTSNSIEIGHQDSSSKSSLTLNEGDVLSHSITIQSGSTLDVKKGHIDLFEKGNTSGGFMELHGIAKAVVLEGSEGADDITLDQGSELTLSSGMFTNQGECSGDGCSAAIHLDQGNDLLLTKQATVSIPTGSVIDGGDIGSISDGEWQGEINVYQNLTPDQSPGFEKSSLRNFALINYDGDWETPKGLTGCDFDDDGNFSVSSDKTCLLLETELPKGNTLTIDNAATFRAGVISFDVDGDDSTSKNNVIRLHEGNLSAVAVEGRSDVDDQFLLGSGTDKAGSGALSVQMLSGIDRITQQGGTWTYDIKAYGFGDEPLALQVNAGDVIIDSTTAVSGEGTGEATFSSIEVESSVLSEITNKGELTVTDGIRRNDGVTAKASLRTTSGATTKLGGSSNYSGNTIVEKGGTLVALNAKALSESSDHEIHGVLELGGAGINQRVNRLNLEGGSIYDGILSTKKGVFSTGGQIYAKLTTGDEKDGGLVVTAGTTTLHSDKSDYSGHTEIKEGATLQAGGEDVLSKESVHTVSGTLNLGGDSINQNVKQLNLEGGEISEGVLSTANGLISSGGTVYAQLSGEGGLIAEDGVTIIYGQESDYSGDTTVKSEATLRAGAELVLNAASEHTIAGTLDLGGVAQHVNELVLDGGSIEKGSLTWGENPNDDLLSKGGTISANLTGQGGLIAANGLTTLSGKNDYTGNTRIDKGATLKAGVDDALSPESEVITINQLGTLDLNGTDQIVQSIELKGGSIDGNGGVLNAQKITSTGGVIKDLGKGRIPSGSGSLDELRIQSGVTVFSGRNNFRGELNVVGGVAKGANHFSFSPNIWTTATDRGILDLMGYKQYISQLDIFEGGRLYVDQANPLEADYINLRAGSKHSFKPGGVVVHLDSKEGKSPIKVNDSFAYESGTLVVAASATDDPEGTWPIIEGNVENVEELAEETYLVVAGSDGDASRAYPFNGLRDGDENVVMGPALYKGYLSKGSLNLEIEPKIQEELFCSLHPGDPDCDDLDFNDQRPELEADSLLPIVPCDDEDYCQLGEDPDVEDLPDEDDDGLPDYIDPHPNKPCEGDDCLVSNNLPDTDDDGMPDLIDEDDDNDGIPDDKDPDDDGDGELDQLPGCEVGDDLCDVISDIPGDEDEAWGEEEEDAGEVIDALLDGLAEEEIDLPLSFDYGQLARLVASGLAPRNVDAAGRGLALHNNLLVDTLFDRQPLRQFEELLVSEEVVEESVVEEEAVIEEAAPVQPLWLKTDELADAEAAQYVEGAVAQADADAETADAEALRFVDQQDDELDLAMRDGVSAWVKGFGGNSRADESSILYNDYSLDAYGTSFGVDVALSESFQIGAYANYGDVNVHQHSGDTGGGSWNPEGWGGGITAQYSTRHFYVQGLLGASEFSGEQSRNILQINNDLGGNTAKGDKSVTSYLGALRIGAPFKTGGVVLEPQGQVVWTRNHEQGFSETSGTEQNLRLKYKSRTTNFAETELGMKLSVPIRTGERALLVPSLRAAWLADWNQANEGQEIGYKFTNKTVDFESQLGTENGALIEAGLDYTVQNFNGVSVKLYGRGGMEFWASDRGTTWRASGGVTFQF from the coding sequence TTGCGTGCGACCTGGAAATCTCTAGCTTTTGAAGAGAACCTCTACAGAAGAGTGAAAAAAGATCGCCACAAGTCAAGAGCTCAGAGCTACAAATTTCTGATCTTTTTTGCGGCCCTCGCTCAGCTGGCCTGGTTCAGTGAGATGCCGGCACGGGCCAGTGATTCGCCTCATGCGCCTGGCGGCGGCAAGTATTCTTCCTTGCCGATTTTCCGTTCTGAGCCAACAGCCGATTTTTCTGGTGGTTATACGTCTGTCAAATGGGGGAAGGGCATCGACAAGCGTTTTAAATACGGCTGCGATCATTACTATAACTGCCCCGATATGTATACAGAATCTGGTAAGTGGAAAATTGATCGGCTTGATCTGAGTGATTGGATTGATGATGCAGCGCTAAAAATGCGTGGTGATAGCGACCTGCGCAATGGTTTTCAGTTGGGGGTGGTTATACGCCGGAAGACGGGGAACAATAGTTTTCACGATGTGGGTTGGTGGGATAAGAACTCAAGTAATCATCTTCATAAAGGCTCTGGTTACTATGGAACAACACCCGTTATTTGGGGTTCCTCTCAGCTTGCTCAACTAAAAAGCTGGCAGGAAAACTTGGGGGTCGTCGTTTCCAATAATATCTTGACAGATTGGACAAAAGATAGTGCTAAAAGTAAAAAACGTACAGCAGTCACTGAATTTACTTTTGAAGCCGGCACCAACCCGTTTGCTCGTCACCATTCAGGCAACATTAATTCTGGTGATGCCAAGCTGATTTATTCCGAGTCGATTAACTTCGACAAAACAGTTGATGGCGGCTGGCTGGATGTCCTGGATCCCACCGGCGCTGGAAACAACACCCTCACCATTCGTGGTGGTGGCACGGTGAATGGGGCGAGTACTCGCTGCTCTGCTGCCAAAAATAAATTTGAAAGCCTGACCATCAGTGTTTCAGGCAGTGGTTCAACGCTGAATGCCGACTGTCATCTTGATGCTGCTGATCTGATTGTTTCTGATGGTGGCAAGATTCAGGATGTAAAAAATGCAAATGCGAAGATTAAAGTTGATGCTAGTGCGGGTAATTCCGTTTCTCTTTTAGAGGATGTCGACGGTGATATCGACGTATACGCTCCTGTTCGCTACATCAGTGGATCGTCGGGTGAATTCACGTTGCATGCAGGGACGTCTGAACTGGATTTGAACAGCCGTGCACATTCCGATGTCACTGTGAATCTTCTGGCGGGATCTGTAAAAAGTGGATCATCGAAATCTATTGATGCTCAGGCTGGAACGATTGATTCCATCAACGGCTCCACTGATGTCGTGAAAAAGGGCGCTGGAACGACGATTGTTTCGAACAGCTCCTATTCAGGGTCAACAAGTGTTCGTGAGGGAACATTAAAAGCAGCAGCGGCCAACGCCTTCAGCGCCTCGTCAGACACCACCGTCGAGGGTGGTGCCACCCTCGATTTGGGTGGAGAGACCCAGACCATCAACACACTCACCGTAAAGGGGGGGAAATCAAAGGTTGAAAACGGTACGTTGGTGAACCGCAATTTGATCAATGAGGGTCAAATTAATCTCACAGGCTTAAGCCAATCCCAGGGATCGATCGTCAATGCAGGTGAGATCAACTTGGGCTCGGGAAGCCTGCAGGCCACGCGCGTCACCAACTCAGACACTCTCGATGTCAAAGAATCGGCGGAAGTCGAATCCTTGGTCAATAGCGCTTATGCGACTTTTGAAGATCTGAAAGTTGACCAGTCAGGTTCGAACCATTCGATTGAAAATTCCGCCTTCCTCACGATTAAGGGCTCTCTTGAAACAGAGGACTCTGTGCTAACGCGTGGAAATTCAAGAACCACGATCACGGGAGTTGCTGAACAAACATCAGCTGATCTTGGGGGTCTGATGGTAGGTGCTGAGAAAACTCAATCAGGTACCAGTACCTTCACAATCAGCGATGGCAATCTAACTTCCAACTCGATTGAGATTGGCCACCAAGATTCTTCCTCCAAATCGAGCCTGACCTTGAACGAAGGTGATGTGTTGTCCCACAGCATCACCATTCAATCGGGTTCCACATTGGATGTAAAGAAAGGACATATTGATCTCTTTGAGAAAGGCAATACCTCAGGTGGCTTTATGGAGCTACATGGCATCGCTAAGGCAGTGGTTTTAGAGGGGAGCGAAGGTGCAGATGACATCACTTTGGATCAGGGCTCGGAGTTAACACTGTCCTCTGGGATGTTCACCAACCAGGGTGAATGCAGCGGTGATGGTTGCTCTGCTGCGATCCATCTTGATCAGGGCAATGATCTTTTGCTCACCAAGCAAGCCACGGTTTCGATTCCTACTGGATCCGTAATTGACGGTGGTGATATCGGTTCGATCAGCGATGGCGAGTGGCAAGGGGAAATCAATGTCTACCAAAATCTCACACCTGATCAATCGCCTGGTTTTGAGAAGTCGTCGCTTCGCAATTTTGCCCTGATCAATTACGACGGAGATTGGGAAACCCCCAAGGGGTTAACGGGCTGCGATTTTGATGATGATGGAAATTTCTCAGTTTCTTCCGATAAAACATGCCTTCTGCTGGAAACAGAATTACCCAAAGGCAACACACTGACGATTGATAATGCTGCCACGTTCCGCGCGGGTGTGATCAGCTTTGATGTCGATGGAGATGATTCCACGAGCAAAAATAATGTCATTCGTCTTCATGAGGGCAATCTTTCTGCGGTTGCCGTTGAGGGGCGTTCTGATGTTGATGATCAGTTCTTGCTTGGTTCCGGTACCGATAAGGCTGGATCAGGTGCCTTGTCTGTTCAAATGCTTTCAGGCATTGATCGCATAACGCAGCAAGGCGGCACCTGGACTTACGACATCAAGGCTTATGGGTTTGGCGATGAGCCCTTGGCGCTGCAGGTGAATGCAGGTGATGTGATTATCGATAGCACTACCGCTGTGAGTGGTGAAGGTACTGGCGAGGCCACGTTCTCCTCCATTGAGGTGGAGAGTTCTGTCCTGAGCGAAATTACTAATAAAGGTGAGCTGACGGTTACGGATGGCATTCGAAGAAATGATGGCGTTACCGCCAAGGCGTCATTGCGTACCACCTCCGGTGCAACGACCAAGTTGGGTGGCTCCAGTAATTACAGCGGAAATACTATTGTTGAAAAAGGGGGAACTTTAGTTGCACTGAATGCTAAGGCGCTGAGTGAGTCATCAGATCATGAAATTCATGGAGTCTTGGAATTGGGTGGTGCGGGCATCAATCAGCGGGTCAACAGGCTGAATCTTGAGGGTGGTTCAATTTACGATGGTATTTTGTCGACTAAGAAAGGTGTCTTCTCAACAGGCGGCCAGATTTACGCCAAGCTCACAACAGGTGATGAAAAAGATGGTGGATTGGTTGTAACTGCTGGCACAACAACCCTTCATAGTGATAAGAGTGACTATTCCGGCCATACCGAAATCAAAGAAGGTGCAACTTTGCAGGCTGGTGGCGAAGATGTCCTCAGTAAAGAGTCTGTGCATACTGTCTCCGGAACCTTGAACTTGGGTGGAGATAGTATTAACCAAAACGTTAAACAGCTGAATCTTGAGGGGGGTGAGATCTCGGAAGGTGTTTTGTCGACAGCGAATGGCTTGATTTCTTCTGGCGGGACTGTGTATGCGCAGCTCAGTGGTGAGGGTGGTTTGATTGCTGAAGATGGTGTGACGATCATTTATGGCCAAGAAAGTGACTATTCCGGTGACACGACTGTGAAGTCAGAGGCAACTCTCCGGGCCGGAGCTGAGCTTGTTTTAAATGCTGCATCTGAGCACACGATTGCTGGAACTCTGGATTTGGGTGGTGTAGCGCAACATGTGAATGAGTTGGTTCTTGATGGTGGCTCTATTGAAAAGGGTTCGTTGACGTGGGGAGAAAATCCAAACGATGATTTGCTTTCCAAAGGTGGCACAATCAGTGCCAATCTCACTGGCCAAGGTGGCTTGATCGCGGCAAATGGTTTGACAACCCTTAGTGGGAAAAACGACTACACAGGTAATACAAGGATTGATAAGGGAGCCACCCTGAAAGCCGGGGTTGACGATGCATTGAGCCCAGAGTCTGAGGTCATAACGATTAACCAGCTTGGCACCTTGGATTTGAATGGGACAGATCAGATCGTCCAATCAATTGAATTGAAAGGGGGTTCGATTGATGGCAATGGTGGTGTATTGAATGCTCAAAAAATCACTTCGACGGGTGGTGTTATCAAAGATTTGGGTAAAGGACGCATTCCTTCTGGAAGTGGTTCGCTTGATGAACTTCGGATCCAGTCTGGTGTGACTGTCTTCTCTGGGCGTAATAATTTTCGGGGCGAGTTGAATGTTGTTGGAGGCGTAGCCAAGGGAGCCAATCACTTCAGTTTCAGCCCCAACATTTGGACCACGGCCACAGATCGTGGGATCTTGGATTTGATGGGTTATAAGCAATACATCAGTCAGTTAGATATTTTCGAGGGTGGGCGGTTGTATGTTGATCAGGCCAATCCTCTTGAGGCTGATTACATCAATCTCCGTGCAGGTTCGAAGCATTCCTTTAAGCCTGGCGGTGTCGTTGTTCATCTCGACAGCAAAGAAGGCAAGTCGCCCATCAAGGTGAATGATTCTTTCGCCTATGAAAGTGGAACTCTCGTTGTTGCAGCTTCTGCAACAGATGATCCTGAAGGCACTTGGCCCATTATTGAAGGCAATGTTGAAAACGTAGAGGAACTTGCGGAAGAAACTTATTTGGTCGTCGCAGGATCGGATGGCGATGCCTCTCGTGCATATCCTTTTAATGGACTCAGGGATGGAGATGAGAATGTTGTAATGGGCCCTGCCCTTTACAAAGGCTATCTGTCAAAGGGATCACTCAACCTTGAGATCGAACCGAAGATACAGGAAGAGCTTTTCTGTAGTTTGCATCCTGGTGATCCTGATTGTGATGATTTGGATTTCAACGATCAAAGACCTGAGCTTGAGGCGGATAGCCTGCTTCCAATTGTTCCTTGCGACGACGAAGATTATTGCCAATTAGGTGAAGATCCTGATGTTGAAGATCTCCCAGATGAGGATGATGATGGCCTGCCTGACTATATTGATCCCCACCCGAATAAGCCTTGTGAAGGCGATGATTGCTTAGTTAGTAACAATTTGCCTGATACTGATGATGACGGAATGCCTGATCTAATCGATGAGGATGACGACAACGATGGCATTCCGGATGACAAAGATCCGGACGATGACGGAGACGGTGAATTGGATCAGCTCCCCGGTTGTGAGGTGGGAGATGATTTGTGTGATGTGATTAGTGATATCCCCGGCGATGAAGATGAGGCTTGGGGAGAGGAAGAAGAGGATGCTGGGGAGGTGATTGATGCGTTGCTCGATGGCTTGGCAGAGGAAGAAATTGATTTGCCACTCAGCTTTGATTACGGCCAATTGGCGCGGTTGGTGGCCAGCGGCTTGGCGCCTCGGAATGTGGATGCAGCAGGCCGCGGTTTAGCGCTGCACAACAACCTGCTGGTGGATACGTTGTTTGATCGCCAGCCACTACGTCAGTTCGAGGAACTGCTGGTGAGTGAAGAGGTTGTTGAGGAGAGCGTTGTTGAGGAAGAGGCGGTGATTGAGGAGGCGGCTCCAGTGCAACCGCTGTGGCTGAAGACTGATGAACTCGCTGATGCTGAGGCTGCGCAGTATGTGGAGGGTGCCGTTGCGCAGGCCGATGCCGATGCCGAAACTGCTGATGCTGAAGCTCTCCGTTTTGTCGATCAGCAGGACGACGAATTGGATCTGGCTATGCGCGATGGGGTGAGCGCCTGGGTGAAGGGATTCGGCGGCAACAGCCGTGCTGATGAGTCGTCGATTCTCTACAACGACTACAGCTTGGATGCCTACGGCACCAGCTTTGGTGTGGATGTGGCGCTGAGCGAGAGCTTCCAGATCGGCGCTTACGCCAACTACGGCGATGTGAATGTGCACCAGCACAGCGGTGACACCGGTGGCGGCAGCTGGAACCCCGAGGGCTGGGGCGGCGGCATCACCGCCCAGTACTCCACCCGCCATTTCTATGTGCAGGGCCTGCTGGGGGCCAGTGAATTCAGCGGCGAGCAGTCGCGCAACATCCTGCAGATCAACAACGATCTGGGTGGCAACACGGCCAAGGGCGACAAGAGCGTGACCAGTTATCTGGGAGCACTGCGGATTGGTGCACCGTTCAAGACCGGTGGAGTTGTGCTGGAACCGCAGGGCCAAGTGGTGTGGACCCGCAACCACGAACAAGGCTTCTCCGAAACCAGTGGAACAGAGCAGAACCTGCGGCTGAAGTACAAGAGCCGCACAACGAATTTTGCGGAGACGGAGTTGGGCATGAAGCTGTCGGTGCCGATCCGCACGGGTGAGCGTGCGCTGTTGGTGCCAAGTCTGCGTGCTGCATGGCTGGCGGATTGGAACCAGGCGAACGAAGGCCAGGAGATCGGCTACAAGTTCACCAACAAGACGGTGGATTTCGAGTCACAGCTGGGCACCGAGAACGGCGCCTTGATTGAGGCGGGATTGGACTACACGGTGCAGAACTTCAACGGCGTCTCCGTGAAGCTGTATGGCCGTGGCGGCATGGAGTTTTGGGCCAGCGACCGTGGCACGACCTGGCGCGCGAGCGGCGGTGTGACCTTCCAGTTCTGA
- a CDS encoding RNA pseudouridine synthase codes for MKAAALNDGWSYRDRVPRADAGTLVSGWLADRYRHSDRAVWQHRIAAGELDLNGTLLSEDRALQGGETLCWRRPPWLEEAIPDQWETIHDDGDLLVINKPSGLPVMPGGGFLRHTLTALLEPAGARPVHRLGRFTSGLQVCARSQQTRALWSKQFRPDGGCRKVYQAWSQRVPGLELGQSLTVSSDVVERPHPLLGWIWGPEPLDDAPIRKRLSAHSELELLERTAEGDRLQVTITTGRPHQIRIHLAQLGSPLLGDPLYLLNREISATATPGDGGYRLHAWRLEGPGRRFQCDQ; via the coding sequence TTGAAGGCGGCCGCGCTTAACGACGGCTGGAGCTACCGCGACCGGGTGCCACGGGCTGATGCTGGCACCTTGGTGAGCGGTTGGCTGGCGGACCGCTACCGCCACTCCGATAGGGCAGTGTGGCAGCACAGAATCGCCGCTGGTGAGCTGGATTTGAACGGAACGCTTCTCTCAGAGGATCGAGCGCTGCAGGGCGGAGAGACTCTCTGTTGGCGGCGTCCGCCATGGCTGGAGGAGGCGATTCCCGATCAGTGGGAGACAATCCACGATGACGGCGACCTGTTGGTGATCAACAAGCCCTCGGGCTTGCCGGTGATGCCCGGTGGTGGCTTTTTGCGCCACACCCTCACCGCCTTGCTCGAACCCGCCGGGGCGCGGCCGGTGCACCGCTTGGGGCGGTTCACCTCTGGCTTGCAGGTGTGTGCCCGTTCGCAGCAAACCCGCGCGCTCTGGTCGAAGCAGTTCCGGCCTGATGGTGGTTGCCGCAAGGTGTATCAGGCCTGGAGCCAGCGGGTGCCGGGGTTGGAGCTGGGGCAGTCGTTGACGGTGAGCAGTGATGTGGTGGAACGGCCGCATCCGCTGCTCGGTTGGATCTGGGGGCCGGAACCGCTCGACGATGCGCCGATTCGCAAACGGCTCTCAGCCCACTCCGAGCTGGAGCTGTTGGAGCGCACGGCTGAGGGTGATCGCTTGCAGGTGACGATCACGACGGGGCGGCCGCATCAGATCCGCATTCATCTGGCGCAGCTGGGCAGTCCGCTGCTGGGGGATCCGCTGTACCTGCTGAATCGCGAGATTTCAGCCACCGCAACCCCCGGGGATGGGGGCTATCGATTGCATGCCTGGCGGCTGGAGGGCCCTGGCCGTCGCTTCCAATGTGATCAATAG
- the rsmH gene encoding 16S rRNA (cytosine(1402)-N(4))-methyltransferase RsmH, whose translation MPPFSHVPVLADAVLDAARQIPRPEGLLIDATLGGGGHSALLLEQHPGLHLIGLDQDATARAAAAERLASFGERVSIVATNFADFVPPEPAVMVLADLGVSSPQLDVAERGFSFRLDGPLDMRMNAGGEGETAAELIGRLEENELADLIYGYGEERLSRRIARRIKADIKEKGAYGGTAALAYAVAGCYPPKARRGRIHPATRTFQALRIAVNDELGVLDRLLQQAPDWLEPEGLLGIISFHSLEDRRVKTAFLRDERLQRITRKPVVATEQEEEANPRSRSAKWRLACRVSER comes from the coding sequence GTGCCCCCCTTCAGCCATGTGCCCGTACTGGCCGATGCGGTGCTGGATGCAGCCCGGCAGATCCCGCGCCCAGAGGGCCTGTTGATTGACGCCACCCTCGGTGGTGGCGGCCATAGCGCCCTGTTGTTGGAACAGCATCCAGGCCTGCACTTGATCGGCTTGGACCAGGACGCCACGGCCCGGGCGGCGGCGGCGGAGCGTTTGGCCTCCTTCGGAGAGCGTGTTTCGATCGTCGCCACCAACTTTGCCGACTTTGTGCCGCCCGAGCCCGCCGTGATGGTGCTGGCCGACTTAGGGGTAAGCAGTCCCCAGTTGGATGTGGCGGAGCGTGGTTTCAGTTTTCGCCTCGATGGTCCGTTGGACATGCGCATGAATGCGGGGGGTGAGGGGGAGACCGCGGCCGAGCTCATCGGACGCCTGGAGGAAAACGAGCTGGCGGATCTGATCTATGGCTATGGGGAGGAACGGCTCTCCCGCCGTATCGCCCGACGGATCAAAGCCGACATCAAGGAGAAAGGCGCCTATGGCGGTACCGCCGCGTTGGCCTATGCCGTGGCGGGCTGTTACCCCCCCAAGGCGCGGCGAGGGCGGATTCACCCCGCTACCCGCACCTTCCAGGCCCTGCGCATTGCGGTGAACGATGAGCTGGGGGTGCTGGATCGCTTGCTGCAGCAGGCCCCCGACTGGCTGGAGCCTGAGGGCCTGCTCGGGATTATCAGTTTCCATTCCTTGGAAGACCGCCGTGTGAAGACGGCTTTCCTGCGGGATGAGCGCTTGCAACGGATCACCCGCAAGCCGGTGGTGGCCACCGAGCAGGAGGAAGAGGCCAATCCCCGCAGCCGCAGTGCTAAATGGCGCCTGGCCTGCAGGGTCAGTGAGCGCTGA
- a CDS encoding response regulator transcription factor produces the protein MSDAPTPTDESVEAAAPTPRLLLVDDEPGLRTAVQAYLEDEGFDVTTAVDGEEGFAKAQQMLPDVVISDVMMPRLDGYGLLQKLRADERLGGTPVIFLTAKGMTADRTQGYLAGVDDYIPKPFDPDELVARVRNVAQRQQRLLQEAARFADTDMGQMAKQITEIRSLLAQAEALPSTEPVVHSFTPREASVLQLVAEGLMNKEIARQLETSIRNVEKYVSRLFNKTGTSSRTELVRYALEHRLVT, from the coding sequence ATGAGCGACGCGCCCACCCCCACCGATGAATCTGTAGAGGCCGCGGCGCCCACGCCAAGGCTGTTGCTGGTGGATGACGAGCCGGGCCTGCGCACGGCGGTGCAGGCCTACCTGGAAGACGAAGGTTTCGATGTGACCACCGCGGTGGATGGGGAAGAAGGGTTCGCCAAGGCCCAGCAGATGCTGCCGGATGTGGTGATCAGCGACGTGATGATGCCGCGGCTCGATGGCTATGGCTTGCTGCAGAAGCTGCGGGCGGATGAACGGCTCGGCGGTACCCCGGTGATCTTCCTCACCGCCAAGGGCATGACGGCAGACCGCACCCAGGGCTATCTCGCCGGGGTGGATGACTACATCCCCAAGCCTTTCGATCCTGATGAGCTGGTGGCGCGGGTGCGCAACGTCGCCCAGCGTCAGCAACGGCTGCTGCAGGAAGCGGCTCGCTTTGCCGACACCGACATGGGCCAGATGGCCAAGCAGATCACCGAGATCCGCTCACTGCTGGCCCAGGCGGAAGCGCTGCCCTCCACCGAGCCGGTGGTGCACAGTTTCACGCCGCGGGAGGCGAGTGTGCTGCAGCTGGTGGCAGAAGGCTTGATGAACAAGGAGATCGCCCGTCAGCTGGAGACCTCGATCCGCAACGTCGAGAAGTACGTGAGCCGGCTTTTCAACAAGACGGGCACCTCCAGTCGCACGGAACTGGTGCGTTATGCGTTGGAGCACCGTCTGGTGACTTGA
- a CDS encoding cysteine desulfurase family protein: MSGSALAFDFQATTPCAAEVVEAMAPFWSAEWGNPSSRQHRLGLSASAAVKLARRQLAEALEVTPERLVFTSGATEANNLALLGHARALGKAHLISVASEHHAVLDPLKQLQREGFSVTLLPPGPDGLITPEQLEEAITPDTRLVSVMAANNEIGVLQPLEQLGALCQAHGITLHSDGAQAFGTLPLNPDALGVDLLSLSAHKLYGPKGIGALVLREGIAIEPLQWGGGQEAGLRAGTLPTALIVGFAAAARLALEERDERNSRLQRLRDQLWEGLQQRLPGVLLNGALQPRLPHNLNISLPGVNGSRLHRALRPHLACSSGSACSNGAPSHVLQAIGRSRAEAEASLRLSLGRDTTAAEVEQAIAVIHDAVAAAQL, translated from the coding sequence CTGAGCGGTTCCGCTCTCGCCTTTGACTTCCAGGCCACCACCCCCTGTGCGGCCGAGGTGGTGGAGGCGATGGCGCCCTTCTGGAGTGCGGAATGGGGCAATCCCTCCAGCCGTCAGCATCGGCTCGGCCTCAGCGCCTCTGCAGCGGTGAAGCTGGCGCGACGTCAGCTGGCGGAGGCTCTGGAGGTGACCCCGGAACGGCTGGTGTTCACCAGTGGTGCGACGGAGGCCAACAATCTGGCGCTGCTGGGCCATGCCCGCGCCCTAGGCAAGGCCCATCTGATCAGCGTGGCCAGCGAACACCACGCCGTGCTCGATCCCCTCAAGCAGCTGCAGCGGGAAGGCTTCAGCGTGACCCTGCTGCCCCCAGGCCCCGATGGACTGATCACTCCGGAACAGCTGGAGGAGGCGATCACCCCCGACACCCGGCTGGTGAGCGTGATGGCAGCCAACAACGAAATCGGTGTGCTCCAGCCGCTGGAGCAGCTGGGTGCCCTCTGCCAGGCCCATGGCATCACCCTGCACAGCGACGGGGCCCAGGCCTTCGGGACGCTGCCGCTGAACCCCGACGCCCTGGGGGTTGATCTACTGAGCCTCAGTGCCCACAAGCTGTATGGGCCCAAAGGCATCGGCGCCCTGGTGCTGCGGGAGGGCATCGCCATCGAACCGCTGCAGTGGGGGGGCGGCCAGGAAGCAGGGCTCCGGGCCGGCACCCTGCCCACCGCCTTGATCGTGGGCTTTGCCGCGGCAGCCCGCCTCGCGCTTGAAGAGCGGGATGAGCGCAACAGCCGGTTGCAACGCCTGCGCGATCAGCTCTGGGAAGGCCTGCAGCAGCGCCTTCCCGGCGTGCTGCTCAATGGAGCGCTGCAGCCGCGCCTGCCCCACAACCTCAACATCAGCCTGCCTGGGGTGAACGGCAGCCGCCTACATCGGGCCCTGCGCCCCCACCTGGCCTGCAGCAGTGGCTCCGCCTGCAGCAATGGCGCTCCATCCCATGTACTGCAAGCGATCGGTCGCTCACGCGCTGAAGCCGAAGCCTCGCTGCGCCTGAGCCTGGGGCGCGACACCACAGCAGCCGAGGTGGAACAGGCCATCGCCGTGATCCACGACGCCGTCGCTGCCGCCCAGCTCTGA